From Aspergillus fumigatus Af293 chromosome 5, whole genome shotgun sequence, a single genomic window includes:
- a CDS encoding putative MFS multidrug transporter yields MSRAQPVGSVKLYSVLAGIMIATFLISLDVSIIATAIPAISTHFHATTDIGWCGATYPLTMCALQPISGKLSSLLSLRWTCLAFYCVFLLGSLICGVANSSKMCIIGRAVAGAGGSGVVSGGLSVIALITTPQQRPLFTGLVTSLYALGPVVAPIIGGALAEHNWRWCFLINLPGGAVTVVTLLLFFHPPRNPIRSGVMLLPSVCTQVFGSLVSGILDKRRSSVSTEVASDAVL; encoded by the exons ATGTCCAGAGCGCAGCCGGTCGGTTCTGTGAAGCTCTATAGTGTCTTGGCCGGAATTATGATAGCCACCTTTCTGATATCACTGGATGTTTCTATTATCGCTACC GCCATTCCTGCCATATCGACCCACTTCCATGCTACGACAGATATCGGGTGGTGCGGAGCTACCTATCCGCTCACAATGTGCGCTCTTCAACCGATCAGTGGCAAGCTCTCTTCATTGCTGTCGCTGCGATGGACATGCCTCGCGTTCTACTGCGTATTCCTTCTAGGATCTCTGATTTGCGGTGTGGCAAACAGTTCCAAAATGTGCATAATCGGAAGAGCAGTCGCCGGTGCTGGAGGCTCCGGGGTAGTGTCAGGCGGTCTCTCAGTCATCGCATTGATAACAACCCCCCAGCAGCGTCCGCTGTTCACTGGCCTGGTAACCTCTCTTTATGCCCTGGGACCTGTCGTCGCCCCAATTATCGGAGGCGCTTTGGCTGAACACAATTGGAGGTGGTGCTTTCTGATCAACCTTCCGGGTGGAGCAGTGACGGTGGTGACATTGCTCTTATTTTTCCATCCGCCTCGAAACCCCATTCGCAGTGGAGTCATGCTCCTGCCTTCGGTCTGCACTCAGGTTTTTGGATCCCTTGTCTCTGGCATCCTAGATAAACGCCGGTCCTCAGTATCTACGGAAGTTGCTTCTGACGCTGTATTATAG